Part of the Anguilla rostrata isolate EN2019 unplaced genomic scaffold, ASM1855537v3 scaf0871, whole genome shotgun sequence genome is shown below.
ttttacattgtacctATTTATATAActggataaatactgaagcagttcagtaAGTACactgctcaagggtgcaatgcaGTGCCCCGCCCATgaatcaaacccgcagcctTTAGTTTGCAAGACCAGTTCATTACCCATTATATTGAACTACCACCTGGCAATttaacagaaaatccaaaaaaataactgtGCTTTCTGCCTGATGTGACTCCTCTGAGAAACAACTTGATGTGCTAATCTGGATTTCTGGTGTTGGAGGTCTAATGGTAAAAAGCATTGCATTCATATTTCTTGCTGTGGATAAAACAGTCAAAGAGTAAGAGCAGAGGGTGATAGGTGattggagagcacagacaagtaCGGTGACAATGAATCACAGACATTCGCTGTGACTGTGGGTCACAGACCATAGCGGTGAATCACAGACACTCCAACAGTAAATCACAGATAGATAACAGTCACAGGCTGAGTATTCACAATGcgctgggactctaaatacagcactcacacaggacgtctacacggagagcactgggactctaaatacagcactcacacaggacgtctacacggagagcactgggactctaaatacagcactcacacaggacgtatACATGGAGAGCACtaggactctaaatacagcactcaggacgtctacacggagagcactgggactttAAATTAATAAGTTCTTAATCAATCAGAACTTACTTAATCAATGGTTAATCAATCGTCTTTTACAaggttttttcatgtttttttggactatactactgtaaatatttactgtTCACTATGGTTAAAGGGGCTAgtgccaaacaaacaaaataaactggttGCATGCCTTAATCAACAACTAGCTACACACTAACGGTAGGATTTCAGTTTACCCACAGCACACGCAGTCAAACTGAGTCCATTTTGTTTCCTGCCGGATCTATAGAGCACCCCGGATTTGGTGGCTCATATTCAATAAAAGCACCACATACCAGATTTGGCTTTTCagtcttctgctttttttcaggAACTAATTGACAGCAGGTAAAACTTTGTGGGACATACAGGGACACGAGGTCATACTCAATGGGTGTCACATAAGGGACATGACATTTTTGGCACATACAGGGCAGCCCTGGACAGACATGACAGGTTgccatttttttgtaataaatgtatCATGCAGAACACAAGTGATattagctgcacactgtgtattgctaatggggatcctaaataaataaataataataaattttaattcCGCGACTTACCTCCCATGGTCAGCGTGATGTTTCTGGAGGTGCACGCGTCGTTGCTCTGCGATGGCCAACAGGAGAACTCCACCCCGTCATGTGACCAGTCCGCTTTGAAGCGCAGCTGGGCTGTTTTCGCACCCTGGGTGTCAGAGACTTCACTGGAGGTCGGGCCTGACCCTGAGCTACGCCACTCGGGGCTGTTCTGGCAGTGCCCCAAGGTGGAGCACCGCAAAATCACCTCCGCCCCCACCTGGACCAGCTCCGGCCCTGTTACGCTGACCTGGCAAGGGTTCTCTGCAGAGGTTCGACAGGGGAAGATCGTTATGATGATGAAgacggtgatgatgatgatgatgatcattaCGATCATGAATATGACAATGAAGATTATTAAGAcgaggatgatgatgattatgacgAAGAAGATGATTATTATGTCGATGATGATTATCATCAGTTTCATCATCATGTGTTAATCTGTGATGGATTTTTTTAGTTGCCTAAAGACTATTTTTGTCATGTTCTGGGCTTCTTTGTCTGAGTCAAGCCTGTAACCCCCTCTGCTCTGGGGCCTATCATTGTAAAGCAACGTGTGGCCTCTTGGCTGGCTCGTACGACCATCGTGAATGTGAGTAATTGTACACAGTCCCTcatgaaatacataaatgcagatGCTCATGGTGATAATGAGATGATAACTGTGTTTAAGTGAGCCCAGAACGAAATAAGACCAAACCAGTTTAATTACATAGCAGCCATCTGCAAATATAAGCAAAAGCATTACTGTGGGTAACCTTGAAGTGTGTTCCTTCAGGCTTTCGAGTTGTGAATATCTGAAATGTTTCTAAACTGTTTTAAATCATCAATCCTATATCAGGCATACTACTCATGAGGACAATGCTGACAGTTTTGCCAGTAGCAGGTTAAGGGACAACAGCTATCAGCATTCATATTGCACACAGATTCCTTACAAATACATCACTGTTGGTAACTGAAGCATGCTTCCTCCGGACTGCCGGTTGTGCATCTTTGTAATGACTGCAGCTTAAATCATGAATCCAATACCAGACAAATACTTTTCATACAGTAGAAAATTAGACAACtactggatatatatatatattatatatcattGCAAAAGAACTTACTCTGAACCTCAAGACTCATTTCAGTGCTGCTCTTTTTCAGTTCGTTAAGAGGATCAGCTTTATCATAGTATCTAACCATGTACTTTCCGCTGTCATTCAGTCTCAGGTTACTGATGGTCAATTCGTATAAATCCTGAGTGGACCCAttggaacacacagacactctgttTTCAAATTCACTCGCGTTGTGTTTGTCAGGTTTGAGGCTGTGCACGATTGTGCCGTCATAATCCTTTGCCGTCTTATTCCACACGGCGTCCTTCAACCAAACAATGTACCCAGAATTGCTTATATCGGACAGAGTTAAGTTGACCGTCACACAGGAGCCCTCTTTGGCCGTCATCTCACTGGAACTGCAAGCAGAGTCTTACGgtagaaaagagagagaaagagagagagagagagagagagcaagagagagagaaataggaaCCATTAGAGCAGTCGTACCACCCACAAAGTggatttttctgttcttaataaTGCACTGTTGGATTGCAGCAGAAAGATAATCCTCAGAAGTTAACATTGTGTTCATTCGTA
Proteins encoded:
- the LOC135246762 gene encoding sialic acid-binding Ig-like lectin 11, producing the protein MISFWAMVLFLIGDSACSSSEMTAKEGSCVTVNLTLSDISNSGYIVWLKDAVWNKTAKDYDGTIVHSLKPDKHNASEFENRVSVCSNGSTQDLYELTISNLRLNDSGKYMVRYYDKADPLNELKKSSTEMSLEVQKNPCQVSVTGPELVQVGAEVILRCSTLGHCQNSPEWRSSGSGPTSSEVSDTQGAKTAQLRFKADWSHDGVEFSCWPSQSNDACTSRNITLTMGDMPQISVSGSCSRTAEEISCSCESHGNPSPSMEWRVSGLRVTNSTDRVIREEQLGNTGLRSSLTMHQSQGDMPTLLCVSTNTLGNSSLQLHLRSPQQHSGFGIISLLIAAAAGAGAMMMICLIMQHILK